In the Natrinema amylolyticum genome, one interval contains:
- a CDS encoding phosphoglucomutase/phosphomannomutase family protein: METISFGTDGWRATLEEFTVPRVRMVGQAVATYLADQGLEGPVAVGYDARESSRGFAEELARVLCSNGVDVLLSDRDRPTPLIAHAIVERDLAGGLVITASHNPPEYNGVKFIPEDGAPALPAVTDAIADRLAEPDPLPESEHGTAREVDFAAPHADAALELAESITGSTDLSSLTVAYDAMHGSGRDTTDALLEHAGAGLERYRCERDPEFGGGSPEPAAENLAALIETVTDDGSDVDLGIANDGDADRIAIVTPERGYLDENLFFAALYDFLLEDASGAAVRTVSTTYLIDRVAEAHGETVREVPVGFKWVAEAMAEGDALVGGEESGGFTVRGHVREKDGVLMALLAALMHAEAPLDERVDRLLDEHGTVVQDKISVDCPDSEKSRVLADLEDVIPETVAGTAVEDVNTADGFKLLLADGSWLLVRPSGTEPVLRIYAEASDEERVGELLEAGRELVEPLV, from the coding sequence ATGGAGACGATCAGCTTCGGTACCGACGGCTGGCGGGCGACGCTCGAGGAGTTTACCGTCCCCCGCGTTCGGATGGTCGGGCAGGCGGTCGCGACGTATCTCGCGGACCAAGGGCTCGAGGGACCGGTCGCGGTGGGGTACGACGCCCGCGAGAGTTCGCGCGGGTTCGCCGAGGAACTGGCGCGAGTGCTGTGTTCGAACGGTGTCGACGTGTTGCTCTCCGATCGGGACCGGCCGACGCCGCTGATCGCCCACGCGATCGTCGAGCGCGACCTCGCCGGCGGCCTCGTCATCACCGCCTCCCACAACCCGCCGGAGTACAACGGCGTGAAGTTCATCCCCGAGGACGGCGCGCCGGCCCTGCCGGCCGTCACCGACGCCATCGCGGATCGCCTCGCCGAACCCGACCCGCTCCCCGAGAGCGAGCACGGGACCGCTCGCGAGGTCGACTTCGCCGCCCCGCACGCCGACGCCGCCCTCGAACTGGCCGAGTCGATAACCGGAAGCACCGATCTCTCCAGTCTGACCGTCGCCTACGACGCCATGCACGGCAGCGGTCGCGACACGACCGACGCGCTCCTCGAGCACGCCGGTGCCGGCCTCGAGCGCTATCGCTGCGAGCGGGACCCCGAGTTCGGCGGCGGCTCGCCCGAACCCGCCGCCGAGAACCTCGCGGCCCTCATCGAGACCGTCACGGACGACGGGAGCGACGTCGATCTCGGGATCGCCAACGACGGCGACGCCGACCGGATCGCGATCGTCACGCCCGAACGCGGCTATCTCGACGAAAACCTGTTCTTCGCCGCACTGTACGATTTCCTGCTCGAGGACGCGTCGGGCGCGGCGGTCCGGACCGTCTCCACGACGTACCTGATCGACCGGGTCGCCGAGGCCCACGGCGAGACCGTCCGCGAGGTTCCGGTCGGCTTCAAGTGGGTCGCCGAGGCGATGGCCGAGGGCGACGCGCTGGTCGGCGGCGAGGAGTCGGGCGGCTTCACCGTCCGGGGCCACGTCCGGGAGAAGGACGGCGTTCTGATGGCGCTGCTCGCGGCCCTGATGCACGCCGAAGCGCCGCTCGACGAGCGGGTCGATCGACTGCTCGACGAACACGGCACCGTCGTGCAGGACAAGATCAGCGTCGACTGCCCCGACAGCGAGAAATCGCGGGTGCTCGCGGACCTCGAGGACGTGATCCCCGAGACCGTCGCCGGAACGGCGGTCGAGGACGTCAACACCGCCGACGGGTTCAAACTGCTGCTGGCCGACGGCTCGTGGCTGCTGGTTCGACCGAGCGGAACTGAGCCCGTGCTACGGATCTACGCCGAAGCGTCGGACGAGGAGCGGGTTGGGGAGTTGCTCGAGGCAGGGCGGGAACTTGTCGAACCGCTCGTGTGA
- a CDS encoding ABC transporter permease, which translates to MSAITVAKKDFRDAVRSRVLIALTVLFALFTVGGAALASWISELFEEGGAESTIDLIFALQAPASFLVPVIALVVGYGAIAGERESGSLKFLLGLPHTRQDVVLGKVIGRTGVVAVSILIGFAVGLLGLIAFVGSVSIGHYIAFTLVTILFGFVYVCIGVGLSSMTRSTTRAAIGAFGLIVFFWIVWGIIGQVLLFTTTDFTALESFPDWYHVYSAVPPDNAYGSAIQAVIGQTQPTMGTDAADLPFVAKPWFGFVILAIWALVPLSLGRWRFERVDL; encoded by the coding sequence ATGAGTGCGATCACCGTCGCGAAGAAGGACTTCCGGGACGCCGTTCGCTCGCGCGTGTTGATCGCACTGACCGTGCTGTTCGCCCTGTTCACCGTCGGCGGCGCGGCCCTCGCGTCGTGGATCTCGGAGCTGTTCGAGGAGGGCGGCGCGGAGTCGACGATCGATCTGATCTTCGCGCTTCAGGCCCCCGCGAGCTTTCTCGTGCCCGTCATCGCGCTGGTCGTCGGCTACGGCGCGATCGCCGGCGAGCGAGAGAGCGGGAGCCTGAAGTTCCTGCTCGGATTGCCCCACACGCGTCAGGATGTCGTTCTCGGCAAGGTGATCGGCCGGACGGGCGTCGTGGCCGTGTCGATCCTCATCGGTTTCGCCGTCGGCCTGTTGGGTCTCATCGCGTTCGTCGGCTCGGTCTCGATCGGCCACTACATCGCCTTTACTCTGGTGACGATCCTGTTCGGGTTCGTCTACGTCTGTATCGGCGTCGGTCTCTCCTCGATGACGCGCTCGACGACCAGAGCGGCGATTGGCGCGTTCGGGCTGATCGTCTTCTTCTGGATCGTCTGGGGAATCATCGGCCAGGTCCTGCTCTTCACGACCACGGATTTCACCGCTCTCGAATCCTTCCCCGACTGGTATCACGTCTACAGTGCCGTGCCGCCGGACAACGCCTACGGCTCCGCGATCCAGGCCGTTATCGGCCAGACGCAGCCGACGATGGGCACCGACGCGGCGGACCTACCGTTCGTCGCCAAGCCGTGGTTCGGATTCGTTATTCTCGCCATCTGGGCGCTCGTCCCGCTCTCGCTCGGCCGCTGGCGGTTCGAGCGCGTCGACCTCTGA
- a CDS encoding GIY-YIG nuclease family protein, translating into MADHVVYVLECADGSLYTGYTTDLERRVAEHDAGEGAKYTRGRTPVELRYHEAFDSKSAAMSREYEIKQLSRTEKERLISLE; encoded by the coding sequence ATGGCCGATCACGTCGTCTACGTCCTCGAGTGCGCCGACGGGTCGCTGTACACCGGCTACACGACCGATCTCGAGCGACGCGTTGCCGAACACGACGCCGGCGAGGGAGCGAAGTACACGCGCGGGCGAACGCCGGTCGAACTCCGCTATCACGAGGCGTTCGACTCGAAATCGGCCGCCATGTCTCGCGAGTACGAGATCAAACAGCTGAGTCGCACCGAAAAGGAGCGACTCATCAGCCTCGAATGA
- a CDS encoding ABC transporter ATP-binding protein, with protein MARETAVSLENVRKTYRIGEPVHALDGVSLAVPRGSYTAIMGPSGSGKSTLMNLVGCLDTPTAGEVVVGGRTVGDLGDRERTRLRGTEVGFVFQTFNLMPRLRALENVALPQLFQGIDRTERRERARDLLERVGLADRADHLPNELSGGQRQRVALARALVNDPAIVLADEPSGNLDTDTEADILDLFDEFHAAGTTMLVVTHERHVAERADRIVHLLDGKIERIEALDGSSDGGVTTTDSGAGAESGGQGVDSE; from the coding sequence ATGGCACGGGAGACGGCAGTATCCCTCGAGAACGTCCGCAAGACCTATCGAATCGGCGAACCCGTCCACGCGCTCGACGGCGTCTCCCTCGCGGTGCCGCGGGGATCCTACACTGCGATCATGGGACCGAGCGGCTCCGGCAAGTCGACCCTGATGAACCTCGTGGGCTGTCTGGACACGCCGACGGCTGGCGAGGTCGTCGTCGGCGGGCGGACGGTCGGCGATCTCGGGGACCGCGAGCGGACCCGACTCCGGGGGACGGAGGTCGGGTTCGTCTTCCAGACGTTCAACCTGATGCCGCGGCTGCGGGCCCTCGAGAACGTGGCCCTGCCGCAGCTGTTCCAGGGCATCGATCGGACGGAGCGCCGAGAGCGGGCCCGGGACCTGCTCGAGCGGGTCGGCCTCGCCGACCGGGCGGACCACCTGCCGAACGAGCTGTCGGGCGGCCAGCGCCAGCGGGTCGCGCTCGCGCGGGCGCTGGTCAACGATCCGGCGATCGTGCTGGCCGACGAGCCGTCGGGAAACCTCGACACCGACACTGAGGCGGACATTCTGGACCTCTTCGACGAGTTTCACGCGGCCGGGACGACGATGCTCGTCGTCACTCACGAGCGCCACGTCGCCGAGCGAGCCGACCGGATCGTCCACCTGCTCGACGGGAAGATCGAGCGGATCGAGGCGCTCGACGGATCCAGTGATGGCGGCGTGACGACGACGGATTCGGGAGCGGGAGCGGAGTCGGGGGGCCAGGGGGTCGATTCCGAATGA
- a CDS encoding DUF1931 family protein has product MADLIVKAAVKEALDDKNVASDFYDALDEEVDELLEDAARRAEANDRKTVQPRDL; this is encoded by the coding sequence ATGGCAGATCTTATCGTCAAAGCCGCCGTCAAGGAAGCGCTCGATGACAAAAACGTCGCCTCGGACTTCTACGACGCACTCGACGAGGAAGTCGACGAGCTCCTCGAGGACGCCGCCCGACGCGCAGAGGCCAACGACCGGAAGACGGTCCAGCCCCGCGACCTGTAA
- a CDS encoding DUF7563 family protein — translation MPKCDHCGAHVSERFARVFADEHGEIHACVSCSANAGIAEAAKERARGT, via the coding sequence ATGCCCAAGTGTGACCACTGCGGCGCGCACGTCTCCGAACGGTTCGCACGCGTTTTCGCCGACGAACACGGCGAAATCCACGCGTGTGTCAGCTGTTCGGCCAACGCTGGAATCGCTGAAGCCGCGAAAGAGCGCGCTCGCGGCACCTGA
- a CDS encoding ABC transporter ATP-binding protein has translation MTTIDISGVTKRYGSELALDGLDLTVESGEIYGFLGPNGAGKSTTINLVLDFIRPTRGEVRVFDLDAQSDSLAIRNRTGILPEGAELYDRLTGRQHVEFAIESKDADDDPDELLERVGIGDAAEKKAGGYSKGMAQRLMLATALVGEPDLLILDEPSTGLDPNGAREMREIIREENARGATIFFSSHVLGQVEAVCDRVGILRDGHLIAEDTVDGLRDSMPSQTRLRVTLDRVPDDSAAALEALESIDGVSSVTPEGRTLVVACDDRAKTTVLRRIEDYDVSVEDFETDESSLEDLFVAYTSDSVGSTGVVQ, from the coding sequence GTGACGACCATTGATATCTCCGGCGTGACGAAACGGTACGGCAGCGAACTGGCGCTCGACGGGCTAGATCTCACGGTCGAGAGCGGGGAAATATACGGCTTCCTCGGCCCCAACGGCGCGGGTAAGTCCACGACGATCAACCTCGTGCTCGATTTCATCCGCCCGACTCGAGGCGAGGTCCGCGTCTTCGATCTGGACGCCCAGTCGGACAGCCTCGCGATCCGTAATCGGACCGGCATCCTTCCGGAGGGCGCTGAACTGTACGACCGACTGACCGGTCGCCAGCACGTCGAGTTCGCGATCGAGTCGAAGGACGCCGACGACGACCCCGACGAGCTCTTGGAGCGGGTCGGGATCGGTGACGCCGCCGAGAAGAAAGCCGGCGGCTACTCGAAGGGGATGGCCCAGCGGCTCATGCTCGCGACGGCGCTGGTCGGCGAGCCCGATCTGTTGATCCTCGACGAACCGTCGACCGGGCTCGATCCCAACGGGGCCCGCGAGATGCGGGAAATCATCCGCGAGGAGAACGCCCGCGGCGCGACGATCTTCTTCTCCTCGCACGTCCTCGGCCAGGTCGAGGCGGTCTGCGATCGCGTCGGCATCCTGCGCGACGGCCACCTGATCGCGGAGGACACCGTCGACGGCCTCCGCGACTCCATGCCGTCCCAGACCCGGCTCCGCGTGACGCTCGATCGCGTCCCCGACGACTCCGCGGCCGCGCTCGAGGCCCTCGAGTCGATCGACGGCGTCTCGTCGGTGACGCCGGAGGGGAGAACCCTCGTCGTCGCCTGCGACGACCGCGCGAAGACGACCGTGCTGCGACGGATCGAGGACTACGACGTGTCCGTCGAGGACTTCGAAACCGACGAGTCCTCGCTCGAGGACCTGTTCGTGGCCTACACCTCGGACTCGGTCGGCAGTACGGGGGTGGTACAATGA
- a CDS encoding NADPH-dependent FMN reductase — protein MTPAPSVVAVSGSLREKSYTRTALQYVLRAADEAGAETTMLDLRKYDLPVYDPDVDGQGDAETVTRLVREADAVVLGTPVYHGSYSGALKNFHDYCGFDEYEETTVGLLATAGGGSYGSTLDHLRITVRGVHGWVLPHQVGLRNASEKFEADPDAIDGRRFRDPALRERVEKLGRMITEYAFIDPSVTSSRSAAADD, from the coding sequence ATGACCCCCGCACCCTCCGTCGTCGCCGTCAGCGGTAGCCTCCGTGAGAAGAGTTACACTCGCACGGCCCTGCAGTACGTCCTCCGAGCGGCCGACGAGGCCGGTGCCGAGACGACGATGCTCGACCTCCGCAAGTACGACCTCCCCGTCTACGATCCCGACGTCGACGGGCAGGGAGATGCCGAGACTGTAACGCGCCTCGTTCGCGAGGCCGACGCTGTCGTCCTCGGGACGCCGGTCTATCACGGCTCGTACTCGGGCGCGCTGAAGAACTTCCACGACTACTGCGGCTTCGACGAGTACGAAGAGACGACCGTCGGTCTGCTGGCGACCGCCGGCGGGGGGAGCTACGGGTCGACGCTCGATCACCTGCGGATCACCGTTCGCGGCGTCCACGGCTGGGTCCTCCCCCATCAGGTCGGACTCCGGAACGCGTCCGAGAAGTTCGAGGCCGATCCCGATGCGATCGACGGCCGCCGGTTCCGCGATCCCGCCCTCCGGGAGCGCGTCGAGAAACTCGGCCGGATGATCACCGAGTACGCGTTCATCGATCCCAGCGTCACGTCGTCTCGATCCGCGGCGGCCGACGACTGA
- the larB gene encoding nickel pincer cofactor biosynthesis protein LarB: MRELLEAVADGSLSPTEAEAELRGYVTGEAGRFDAARDQRRGIPEAIFAEGKSAEQVVALAETALETTGRALATRVSDSQVAALETHLAETAPDAAIERRSTTVRVTTADYEQPSLDATVGIATGGTVDGPVADEAAAVCLDAGATVDRVDDIGVAALDRTLDQLDRLRDADVLIVAAGREGALPTVVAGLVDTPVIGVPVSSGYGHGGDGEAALAGMLQSCTVLSVVNVDAGFVAGGQATLIARAIDAARS, translated from the coding sequence ATGCGCGAACTCCTCGAGGCCGTCGCCGACGGCTCGCTGTCGCCGACAGAGGCCGAAGCCGAACTCAGGGGATACGTGACCGGCGAGGCGGGCCGGTTCGATGCGGCCCGCGACCAGCGCCGCGGGATTCCGGAGGCCATTTTCGCGGAGGGGAAGTCGGCCGAACAGGTCGTTGCACTCGCCGAGACCGCCCTCGAGACCACGGGCCGGGCACTGGCGACCCGCGTCTCCGACTCGCAGGTCGCGGCGCTCGAGACGCACCTCGCTGAGACGGCTCCCGACGCCGCGATCGAGCGCCGGAGTACGACGGTCCGCGTGACGACGGCCGACTACGAGCAGCCGTCGCTCGACGCGACGGTGGGCATCGCCACCGGCGGGACGGTCGACGGACCGGTCGCCGACGAGGCGGCGGCCGTCTGTCTGGACGCGGGCGCGACGGTCGATCGGGTCGACGACATCGGCGTCGCGGCGCTGGACCGAACACTCGACCAGCTCGATCGGCTCCGCGACGCGGACGTCTTGATCGTCGCCGCCGGTCGCGAGGGCGCCCTGCCGACCGTCGTCGCGGGCCTCGTCGACACGCCGGTTATCGGCGTCCCCGTCTCGAGCGGGTACGGGCACGGCGGCGACGGGGAGGCGGCGCTGGCCGGGATGCTCCAGTCCTGTACCGTCCTCTCCGTCGTCAACGTCGATGCGGGGTTCGTCGCCGGGGGACAGGCGACATTGATCGCCCGAGCGATCGACGCCGCTCGTTCCTGA
- the cysE gene encoding serine O-acetyltransferase: MFGRVREDVRAMRERDPAATGWLEVLLCYPGLHAIWAHRLAHCCWSRGAGCRLLARLFSHVVRWLTGVEIHPAAELGRRVTIDHGMGVVIGETAEIGDDVHMYHGVTLGGDTNEPVKRHPTVETGAQLGANATLLGDITIGADAAVGAGSVVTSDVEPGATVVGVPAERVD; the protein is encoded by the coding sequence ATGTTCGGACGCGTGCGTGAGGACGTCCGGGCGATGCGAGAGCGCGACCCCGCCGCGACGGGGTGGCTCGAGGTCCTGCTGTGCTACCCGGGCCTCCACGCGATCTGGGCGCATCGGCTCGCCCACTGCTGCTGGTCCCGCGGAGCTGGCTGTCGCCTGCTCGCGCGGCTGTTCTCCCACGTCGTCCGCTGGCTGACCGGCGTCGAGATCCATCCGGCCGCCGAACTCGGTCGCCGGGTGACGATCGACCACGGCATGGGCGTCGTCATCGGCGAGACGGCCGAGATAGGCGACGACGTCCACATGTACCACGGCGTCACGCTCGGCGGCGATACGAACGAACCGGTCAAGCGCCATCCCACGGTCGAGACGGGCGCACAACTCGGCGCGAACGCGACGCTGTTGGGCGATATCACGATCGGCGCGGACGCGGCCGTCGGTGCTGGCTCGGTCGTCACGAGCGACGTCGAACCGGGCGCGACCGTCGTCGGCGTGCCCGCAGAGCGAGTCGACTGA
- the rpiA gene encoding ribose-5-phosphate isomerase RpiA — translation MKTEGGSTAAKRRAGDRAAEDVEDGFVVGLGTGSTTAHAIRAIGRAVDDGLDVRGIPTSFQSRQLALEVGIPLTDLDAVDGVDLAIDGADRVVDDPDATAHGALIKGGGAAHAREKLVDTAADRFVVVADPSKLTDRLERSVPVEVLPDAHTVVADRLAELGGEPTLRDAERKDGPVVTDNGNLVLDCEFGPIDDPDGLATRLSRIPGVVEHGLFVGVTDATYVGTDDGVDVRRY, via the coding sequence ATGAAGACGGAGGGCGGCTCCACCGCAGCGAAGCGCCGCGCCGGCGACCGCGCGGCCGAGGACGTCGAGGACGGGTTCGTCGTCGGACTCGGAACCGGGTCGACGACCGCCCACGCGATCCGTGCGATCGGCCGAGCCGTCGACGACGGCCTCGACGTCCGGGGTATTCCGACCTCGTTTCAATCTCGACAGCTGGCGCTGGAGGTCGGGATTCCCCTGACCGATCTCGACGCCGTCGACGGCGTCGACCTCGCGATCGACGGTGCCGATCGGGTCGTCGACGATCCGGACGCCACCGCTCACGGGGCGCTCATCAAGGGCGGCGGCGCGGCCCACGCGCGCGAGAAACTCGTCGACACCGCGGCCGACCGCTTCGTCGTCGTCGCCGACCCCTCGAAGCTGACCGACCGCCTCGAGCGCTCGGTTCCAGTGGAAGTGCTCCCCGACGCACACACCGTCGTGGCCGATCGGCTCGCAGAGCTGGGCGGCGAACCGACGCTCAGAGACGCCGAGCGAAAGGACGGGCCGGTCGTGACCGACAACGGCAATCTGGTGCTCGACTGCGAGTTCGGGCCGATCGACGACCCCGACGGGCTGGCGACGCGACTCTCTCGAATTCCTGGCGTAGTGGAACACGGCCTGTTCGTCGGGGTGACCGACGCGACGTACGTCGGCACCGACGACGGTGTCGACGTTCGCCGGTACTGA